In the genome of Candoia aspera isolate rCanAsp1 chromosome 1, rCanAsp1.hap2, whole genome shotgun sequence, one region contains:
- the GAL gene encoding galanin peptides isoform X2: MQRHPGLLFVCLIFCAALSETFGLVLSAKEKRGWTMNSAGYLLGPHIIDRVFSNKHGFAGKRDIHLEENIKADASTRLLTYNNIMRTVIEFLAYLHLKEAGALDNIATTVSSEERDQS; this comes from the exons ATGCAGCGACACCCCGGTCTCCTGTTCGTCTGCTTGATCTTTTGTGCTGCTCTCTCAGAGACGTTTGGGCTGGTTTTATCC GCTAAAGAGAAAAGGGGATGGACTATGAATAGTGCTGGTTATCTGCTTGGCCCGC ATATAATAGACAGAGTTTTTAGTAACAAGCACGGTTTTGCTGGTAAACGTGACATACATcttgaagaaaatataaaagcag atgcTTCCACAAGACTTCTGACATACAACAATATTATGCGTACAGTAATTGAATTCTTGGCCTATTTACATCTTAAAG aAGCTGGGGCTCTTGACAACATAGCTACAACAGTTTCTTCAGAAGAAAGAGATCAGTCCTGA
- the GAL gene encoding galanin peptides isoform X1 yields MQRHPGLLFVCLIFCAALSETFGLVLSAKEKRGWTMNSAGYLLGPRRIEQLLKEMPSARGREEPPGEYIIDRVFSNKHGFAGKRDIHLEENIKADASTRLLTYNNIMRTVIEFLAYLHLKEAGALDNIATTVSSEERDQS; encoded by the exons ATGCAGCGACACCCCGGTCTCCTGTTCGTCTGCTTGATCTTTTGTGCTGCTCTCTCAGAGACGTTTGGGCTGGTTTTATCC GCTAAAGAGAAAAGGGGATGGACTATGAATAGTGCTGGTTATCTGCTTGGCCCGC GTCGTATTGAACAGCTCCTCAAGGAAATGCCCAGTGCAAGGGGGAGAGAAGAGCCACCTGGGGAAT ATATAATAGACAGAGTTTTTAGTAACAAGCACGGTTTTGCTGGTAAACGTGACATACATcttgaagaaaatataaaagcag atgcTTCCACAAGACTTCTGACATACAACAATATTATGCGTACAGTAATTGAATTCTTGGCCTATTTACATCTTAAAG aAGCTGGGGCTCTTGACAACATAGCTACAACAGTTTCTTCAGAAGAAAGAGATCAGTCCTGA